The proteins below come from a single Drosophila kikkawai strain 14028-0561.14 chromosome 3R, DkikHiC1v2, whole genome shotgun sequence genomic window:
- the LOC108085910 gene encoding microtubule-associated protein futsch isoform X5, protein MSENKKLLDALLCEIYGRQEQLAQIRQHCSKDLQSPKEQKGQLARMVSGMTGNRSTLERLSVRKLIDVCAILKVEILMIGYLLERVLLARDRLQRHQEVLCEFVTAVLVVESDDAQPKMRFSLSPPPQKAIASSSSSSSSSARLTSPTITTRSTTLGPSTTSPGSNNRSPSPRAFGSMLARNGGGHEVNPSATASGSGSASASAAAATAADDEAASDYNQWLHAMKLVARLPGGTPPEFRRKLWLSLADKYLKSKNVDWAQQREKCFCEEWREDDEELGIQIVKDLHRTGSNLCTGPAGSINQAKLKRILLGYARYNPEVGYCQGFNMLGALILQVMDKEEEESMKVMIYLVEGVLPTGYFYGSMGGLQADMGVFRELMQTRLPRLAKHLQRLQGPVENAFEPPLTNVFTMQWFLTMFCTCLPMSCVLRVWDLVLIEGSDVLLRTALVLWSLLEERVLSVRSADEFYGKMGSYSSELLNGHLVDSNGLIERVVKLGPIADLRQLRDKHLYNIAPLRHKQGLQLYYDDEDTHSDEERMAVATVWGLNWGRRGSVGPAAAAGKQPAEQKDRLALDISLLKKQYDRLRERQKQAHVILTTACSTAARQGSGPGNSSQPAVPVNQLLLGRPAIVTNKGKRVGAPLGAIPPARKPSLPAVLHTKPAAEKQLRRGETLLWRDTDSSRRRRDSLTWKEIKADRAAMMREGVDVSSIKTQKLRTRFGKSDSSSYSEDSDGEQEVGGGSGGGGSSTDTSLCDDDDPKSIEKSPKHKAKLGRKLKEQKQLSGSRDASLERQRPKSWAPSSQEIPFILMGTDSGDEKDPPVKEDTELAEDSATESDRFAFEKELDFVSYKLEPLAIQSGSEGTELPEIPVLTPISPIPTFKEKSGSEEDLLEEQKQKPFDVSDSGVTNQYFERVNSVERPNKLELSYSLNEEESETSVTYLEEREKVEGHSADGDYQALPPLPMNPEDNPLPGAGKVPQIRDDNIPGENKDDYKELLSMTIEERVDFKPPPPTASSLSSAARKRRDPRRKTLTRSSTIEIEERYQALERRISQDQPTAERPSKYIPSTAALEERFNTLEKQLSADKQRKELVEIDSEHPEKFERIPSTADLETRFNALTKQLSSSESTAKSPIDLKDDEQPSGSGSSKEQKDSEKTSKLHKSEELESEVQESSKTEASESKEKASEDRKTDQPRLKKLPSTAELEDRFNALERKMSVQKSSPVKAKKEPPDEESTEQESKPQESEKKASKEHKESTREEPEEKASSPTEEPAPKSKTKPVVSPKQKGKESSDLKTDTKHSETQSTKKETIEEGVPSKVKVNKETESTQVDPEIPAEKESPKKTEPKKVEDQKKVQSKPEKSTNKTESENVKNTKDSEETKKEEPAKTPRKSPPSTEELEKRFNALEKQLSTTNLEQVEPPKSIAKTQKSQEVQQDEKVQKSMKSFDDKIKEVNTALVKEQTKVEPKDQSEKTPEKKVIQSEELEPSQSQQSDLNKRRASEPPSTEDLEKRYETLKRRMSSKNHFSTPNETVNEALERIEQEVISDSADEEKKPPPSTEDLESRFEALQGGEKKPKAQTQPKHVDVAIEAHIPEPPPPPPPPKELPILPAPVLHQQQALIEELQRKMRGQSPGEENLKPSEINPERRQRKLLQRPTPMGDETSEAPANTAYYRATNQEQWQQRMVRRFSDLPSRADLENRVQFLERQLYAKFYKQRCASDSEVASKVKHSPSPDEMPTTSRQARAVVEGLLEQRVLALEKQLSENSLKLLETIRDRERIAAAPQSDDSGGSPRRLSTETIDATGKELVRYTQNIGELEEVDAHKPINISINIKMLLNKDSGEPKQPKAESKPTTEDLTRRLELLEQQLLEERAKNGSHIPENEVPQPEESEACKKQEKNCHNQHVKSDETQKVEEPAKTQIKPEMAKETKTLENEEKAQARAKEVVTDKSPKVEKVIEKTVTEEKPEPIIKDKKEEVTKKEDKVSTTKEGSSETKPKQTKEEKPSKDISKTKEVSSQKVPENKKEIPKTEEPLSKDSASTNMKQDNPKAETIKAKETASASKETIKQLPEKPKETSKDSSAPKEVPDKMVINASDLGPMDPNNKTVVLLMDNEPRASRVRRLTRANTEELEGLFQALEKQLSDRNLIKSEDGRLIRADSKPSTEQAEQVQAISDLTKQIEDFTSGKPEEDNPEEAVKEDKTEPKEPEEDYDWGPNPVKHHLKRKTAYLPSTKELEARFRSLERQIKLLEDVEKIDVEQRLVEIERKIKLQYSLSHEKDLNKYLELCEGRGLDDEETQPEEAPTKEEETARARDRSRSPGRKAATKSPYTSPSRKVATKSPYTSPSRKAATKSPYTSPSRQREKTPYSSPTRSPERKSKRSPYTSPARRKPHPNDLPISDDLEYKYRVLDLVRSKSKENLAKRMNDPNRKPPIHPLEILLDPSPDDSAIPSTGELEHRIRVLDGKLKSPAKARSKPRSRSPTIEDMKRQKMRDEQKPRTPVHNLERLVSSPGRPEPPTAAELEERMRILEQEHTFDFKTQKDYRAFNQKLKDVISPSLSFEEFRAAKSREQSPRRHGATTPKSALRRDDYDEATSNTTTTYYRPTSPKVIRFQDEDEDEDHFEEAPRSKSRQTSDRMTLADQPSATRSYASSSEGLDALGSRLMRETSPITRTGTHTGVPLRTGENINDRLSSIKNSIKSIDNLCEEKPPPYQKEKCQRYIDSLFSDSLHFASKKSSLEDLSLSRSLSRSESRGRSIHRASGDYAPSIRITSEHRSLGSAESRRSPLGSSARDTSPLHYRSHRDMSRDLSPRRRRLEEEEEERERRERERERERESSRLLNFNYANDTFTITNKQVTPKDSGYRNRYQARQRTRKLIKTLRKIL, encoded by the exons ATGAG TGAAAACAAGAAGCTACTCGATGCATTGCTGTGCGAGATCTACGGCCGGCAGGAACAGTTGGCCCAGATTAGGCAACACTGCAGCAAGGATCTGCAGAGTCCGAAGGAGCAGAAGGGACAACTGGCTCGTATGGTTAGCGGCATGACCGGCAATCGGTCCACCTTGGAGCGCCTGAGTGTGCGCAAGCTCATCGATGTGTGTGCCATTCTCAAGGTGGAGATCCTGATGATCGGTTACCTGCTGGAAAGAGTCCTGTTAGCCAGGGATCGCTTGCAACGCCATCAGGAGGTGCTTTGTGAATTCGTTACCGCTGTGCTCGTCGTGGAGAGTG ACGATGCACAGCCTAAAATGCGTTTTAGCCTCTCACCACCGCCACAGAAAGCCattgccagcagcagcagcagcagcagtagctcCGCCCGCCTAACCTCGCCCACCATCACCACACGGAGCACCACCCTCGGCCCCAGCACCACCTCCCCCGGCAGCAACAATAGAAGCCCCAGCCCCCGAGCCTTCGGCAGCATGCTGGCCCGCAACGGCGGAGGACACGAGGTCAACCCGAGTGCCACCGCCTCTGGGTCCGGAtctgcctccgcctccgcagccgctgccactgccgccgACGATGAAGCTGCCTCGGATTACAACCAGTGGCTGCATGCCATGAAGCTGGTGGCCCGCCTGCCCGGAGGCACACCGCCCGAGTTCCGACGCAAG TTGTGGCTCTCGCTGGCGGACAAGTATCTCAAGTCGAAGAACGTGGACTGGGCCCAGCAGCGGGAGAAGTGCTTTTGCGAGGAGTGGCGCGAGGACGATGAGGAGCTGGGCATCCAAATCGTCAAG GATCTGCACCGGACTGGCTCGAATCTGTGCACCGGCCCCGCGGGCTCCATCAACCAGGCCAAGCTGAAGCGCATTTTGCTTGGCTATGCGCGCTACAACCCGGAGGTGGGCTATTGCCAG GGCTTCAACATGCTGGGCGCCTTGATACTGCAGGTGATggacaaggaggaggaggagtccaTGAAGGTCATGATCTATCTGGTGGAGGGCGTACTGCCCACGGGCTACTTCTATGGCTCAATGGGCGGCCTGCAGGCGGACATGGGCGTTTTCCGGGAACTGATGCAGACCCGATTGCCCCGTTTGGCGAAGCACCTGCAGCGGCTTCAGGGACCCGTAGAGAATGCCTTTGAGCCGCCGCTGACCAATGTGTTTACCATGCAGTGGTTTCTCACCATGTTCTGCACCTGCCTGCCCATGTCCTGTGTGCTGCGAGTGTGGGACTTGGTCCTCATCGAGGGAAGTGATGTGCTACTGCGAACAGCTCTTGTCCTTTGGAGTTTGCTTGAAGA GCGCGTTCTCAGCGTTCGTTCCGCGGACGAGTTTTATGGCAAAATGGGTTCCTACTCCAGTGAGCTGCTTAATGGGCATCTCGTGGACTCCAATGGCCTAATCGAACGAGTGGTAAAGCTGGGACCGATTGCGGATCTGCGACAGCTAAGGGACAAACACCTGTACAACATTGCCCCATTGCGTCACAAGCAGGGATTGCA GCTCTACTACGACGACGAGGATACGCACTCGGATGAAGAGCGCATGGCGGTGGCCACCGTTTGGGGCTTAAACTGGGGCAGACGTGGATCTGTTGGTCCTGCAGCGGCGGCTGGCAAGCAGCCGGCGGAGCAAAAGGATCGTCTGGCACTGGATATTTCCCTGCTGAAAAAGCAATACGATCGGCTGAGGGAACGCCAGAAGCAGGCTCATGTCATCCTAACCACTGCCTGCTCTACGGCTGCGCGACAGGGATCAGGTCCCGGGAACAGCTCCCAGCCAGCGGTGCCTGTGAATCAACTGCTACTCGGTCGACCAGCCATCGTGACCAACAAGGGCAAGAGAGTTGGAGCTCCCTTGGGCGCCATTCCACCAGCTCGTAAGCCTTCGCTACCCGCAGTGCTCCATACCAAGCCGGCGGCGGAGAAGCAGCTGCGCCGCGGCGAGACCCTTCTCTGGCGAGACACGGATTCGAGCAGAAGACGCCGTGACAGCCTGACCTGGAAGGAGATCAAGGCGGATCGAGCTGCCATGATGCGGGAGGGTGTCGACGTTAGCTCcattaaaacccaaaaactgCGCACTCGCTTCGGCAAGAGCGACAGCTCCTCGTACAGCGAGGATAGCGATGGAGAGCAGGAAGTCGGAGGCGGTAGTGGAGGAGGTGGCTCCAGCACGGATACCAGCCTCTGCGATGACGATGATCCCAAGTCAATCGAGAAGAGTCCCAAGCACAAGGCCAAGCTCGGCCGAAAACTCAAGGAGCAGAAGCAATTGAGTGGCTCTAGGGATGCGAGCCTGGAAAGACAACGACCCAAGTCCTGGGCACCCAGCAGCCAAGAGATTCCCTTCATACTAATGGGCACTGATAGTGGCGATGAGAAGGATCCACCTGTAAAGGAGGATACTGAGTTAGCGGAGGATAGTGCCACTGAAAGCGATCGCTTTGCCTTCGAGAAAGAACTTGATTTCGTCAGCTACAAGCTAGAGCCCTTGGCTATTCAATCGGGTTCCGAGGGCACAGAACTTCCAGAGATTCCCGTCTTGACACCCATTAGTCCCATACCCACCTTCAAGGAGAAGAGTGGCTCTGAAGAAGATTTGCTGGAggagcaaaagcaaaagcctTTCGATGTGAGTGATAGCGGGGTGACCAATCAGTATTTCGAGAGGGTCAACAGCGTCGAGCGACCCAACAAACTGGAGCTCTCCTATTCCCTAAACGAGGAGGAATCGGAGACCAGCGTCACGTACCTGGAAGAACGAGAAAAGGTTGAGGGTCACAGTGCGGATGGGGACTACCAAGCATTGCCGCCACTTCCCATGAACCCAGAGGATAATCCCCTTCCTGGAGCTGGCAAAGTGCCTCAGATCCGCGACGACAACATTCCAGGTGAGAATAAGGACGACTACAAGGAGCTGCTGAGCATGACGATAGAGGAAAGAGTAGACTTCAAGCCACCACCTCCCACAGCCAGCAGCTTGAGTAGTGCCGCCCGTAAAAGGAGAGATCCCCGTCGCAAGACACTGACCCGTTCGTCGACCATTGAGATCGAGGAGCGTTACCAGGCCCTAGAACGGAGGATCAGCCAGGATCAGCCAACGGCGGAGCGGCCATCCAAGTACATACCCAGCACCGCCGCCTTGGAGGAACGCTTCAACACACTGGAGAAGCAACTAAGTGCCGACAAGCAGCGTAAGGAACTCGTGGAAATCGACTCCGAACATCCAGAAAAATTCGAACGCATTCCCTCCACCGCCGATCTCGAGACCCGCTTCAATGCCTTAACCAAACAATTGAGTTCCAGCGAATCGACAGCCAAGTCTCCCATTGATCTCAAGGACGACGAACAGcccagtggcagtggcagctcCAAAGAGCAAAAGGACAGCGAGAAAACCAGTAAGCTGCACAAATCGGAGGAGCTGGAATCTGAAGTCCAGGAGAGCTCAAAAACTGAAGCCAGCGAATCCAAAGAAAAGGCCAGTGAAGACAGAAAAACCGACCAGCCACGCCTTAAAAAATTGCCCTCCACGGCTGAGCTCGAAGATCGCTTCAATGCCCTCGAACGTAAGATGAGTGTGCAGAAGAGCAGCCCAGTCAAGGCCAAAAAGGAGCCACCCGATGAAGAGTCTACCGAGCAGGAGAGCAAACCACAAGAGTCCGAAAAGAAAGCCTCAAAAGAGCATAAAGAAAGTACTCGAGAAGAACCTGAAGAGAAAGCTTCATCCCCAACAGAAGAGCCAGCTCCGAAAAGTAAAACAAAGCCAGTTGTGTCAccaaagcaaaagggaaaAGAAAGCTCTGACTTAAAAACGGATACCAAACATTCGGAAACTCAATCAACCAAAAAGGAAACTATTGAAGAAGGGGTTCCATCAAAAGTTAAAGTCAATAAGGAAACTGAATCCACTCAGGTTGATCCTGAAATACCTGCTGAAAAAGAAAGCCCTAAGAAGACAGAACCTAAAAAAGTTGAAGACCAAAAAAAAGTACAATCCAAACCGGAAAAGTCCACCAATAAAACTGAATctgaaaatgttaaaaacaccAAAGATTCGGAAGAAACTAAGAAAGAGGAGCCCGCCAAGACACCGCGAAAATCTCCACCTTCCACAGAAGAACTGGAAAAGCGCTTTAATGCCCTGGAAAAGCAGCTGAGCACCACTAATTTAGAGCAGGTTGAGCCACCTAAGTCCATAGCCAAGACCCAAAAGTCACAAGAAGTTCAACAGGATGAAAAAGTACAAAAGTCGATGAAATCCTTCGATGACAAGATCAAAGAGGTGAACACAGCTTTGGTAAAGGAGCAAACGAAAGTTGAGCCTAAAGATCAGTCAGAGAAAACCCCAGAGAAGAAAGTAATCCAATCAGAAGAGCTAGAACCAAGCCAGAGCCAGCAAAGTGACCTGAACAAGCGAAGGGCCTCTGAACCGCCTTCCACAGAGGACTTGGAGAAGCGCTACGAGACCCTGAAGCGTCGCATGAGCAGCAAGAACCATTTCTCCACTCCCAACGAGACGGTAAACGAGGCTCTGGAGCGGATTGAACAGGAGGTGATCTCAGACTCCGCGGATGAAGAAAAGAAGCCGCCACCATCCACAGAGGATCTGGAGAGCCGCTTTGAGGCACTGCAGGGCGGGGAGAAAAAACCCAAGGCCCAGACACAACCCAAGCACGTGGACGTGGCCATTGAAGCGCACATTCCtgagccaccgccaccgcctcctccaccGAAGGAGCTGCCCATTCTGCCTGCACCCGTgctccaccagcagcaggCTCTGATCGAGGAGCTGCAGCGGAAGATGCGCGGCCAATCCCCAGGGGAGGAGAACCTTAAGCCCAGCGAGATCAATCCGGAAAGGAGGCAGCGAAAGCTATTGCAACGACCCACGCCCATGGGCGATGAGACCTCGGAAGCACCTGCAAACACGGCTTACTACAGAGCGACAAACCAAGAACAATGGCAGCAGCGCATGGTGCGTCGGTTCTCTGATCTGCCCTCCCGGGCCGATCTCGAGAACCGAGTACAGTTCCTGGAGAGGCAACTCTACGCGAAGTTCTACAAGCAGCGCTGTGCAAGTGATTCCGAAGTTGCATCGAAGGTCAAGCATTCACCCTCGCCCGATGAAATGCCGACCACCTCCCGCCAGGCCAGGGCCGTGGTCGAAGGATTACTAGAGCAGCGTGTCCTGGCTCTGGAAAAGCAGCTAAGCGAGAACAGTCTCAAACTGCTCGAGACGATACGGGATCGGGAGAGAATCGCAGCAGCTCCCCAAAGCGATGACAGCGGTGGCAGTCCTCGAAGACTGAGCACGGAAACTATCGACGCCACCGGCAAGGAGCTGGTTAGGTACACCCAGAACATTGGTGAGCTGGAGGAAGTGGATGCCCACAAGCCCATCAACATAAGCATCAATATAAAGATGCTGCTCAACAAGGACAGTGGTGAACCCAAGCAGCCGAAAGCCGAGTCCAAGCCCACAACCGAGGATCTTACGCGGCGCCTAGAGCTCTTGGAGCAGCAACTGCTGGAGGAGCGGGCTAAAAATGGCTCTCATATTCCAGAAAATGAAGTCCCCCAGCCAGAGGAAAGCGAGGCCTGCAAAAAGCAGGAAAAGAACTGCCACAATCAGCATGTAAAAAGCGATGAAACCCAAAAGGTCGAGGAGCCTGCCAAGACTCAAATTAAACCCGAAATGGCCAAGGAAACCAAGACTCTGGAAAATGAGGAGAAAGCCCAAGCTCGAGCCAAGGAAGTGGTTACAGATAAATCTCCGAAAGTAGAGAAAGTGATTGAGAAAACTGTCACGGAGGAAAAACCAGAGCCTATCATTAAAGACAAAAAAGAAGAGGTTACTAAAAAGGAAGACAAAGTTTCCACCACCAAAGAAGGGTCCTCTGAAACGAAACCTAAGCAAACTAAAGAGGAAAAACCCTCAAAAGATATCTCTAAAACAAAAGAAGTTTCCTCCCAGAAAGTCCctgaaaataagaaagaaattCCCAAAACAGAGGAACCCCTATCCAAGGATTCTGCTTCGACCAACATGAAACAGGATAATCCAAAGGCTGAAACAATCAAGGCAAAAGAAACCGCCTCCGCCAGCAAAGAAACAATCAAGCAACTGCCAGAGAAACCCAAAGAAACCTCCAAAGACTCCTCTGCACCAAAAGAAGTACCAGACAAAATGGTTATCAATGCAAGTGATCTGGGACCCATGGATCCCAACAACAAAACAGTGGTACTCCTTATGGACAACGAACCCCGAGCTTCCAGAGTAAGGAGATTGACGAGAGCCAACACCGAGGAGCTGGAGGGACTTTTCCAGGCACTAGAAAAGCAGCTGAGCGATCGAAACCTCATCAAGTCCGAGGATGGTCGTCTTATAAGAGCGGATAGCAAACCAAGTACCGAGCAGGCGGAACAAGTTCAAGCCATCAGTGATCTCACCAAGCAAATCGAAGACTTTACAAGCGGCAAGCCGGAGGAAGATAATCCCGAGGAGGCTGTTAAGGAAGACAAAACAGAGCCTAAGGAGCCCGAAGAGGACTACGATTGGGGACCGAATCCGGTGAAGCATCacttgaaaagaaaaacagcctACCTGCCATCCACCAAAGAATTGGAGGCACGCTTCCGCTCCCTGGAACGGCAGATCAAGCTGCTCGAGGACGTGGAAAAGATCGATGTAGAACAACGGCTGGTGGAGATTGAACGTAAGATTAAGCTGCAATACTCCCTGTCCCATGAGAAGGATTTGAACAAGTATTTGGAGCTGTGTGAAGGCAGGGGCTTGGATGATGAGGAAACTCAACCCGAAGAAGCCCCCACCAAGGAGGAGGAAACTGCTAGAGCTAGGGATCGCTCACGCAGTCCTGGACGCAAGGCGGCCACTAAATCCCCATATACTTCGCCCTCAAGGAAAGTGGCCACTAAATCTCCCTACACATCGCCTTCCCGTAAAGCTGCCACCAAGTCACCTTATACTTCGCCCTCGAGGCAGCGCGAGAAAACGCCTTACTCCTCGCCAACCCGCTCGCCGGAAAGGAAGTCCAAGCGGAGTCCCTACACCTCCCCAGCCCGCCGCAAGCCGCATCCCAATGACTTGCCCATCTCTGATGACCTGGAGTACAAGTACCGAGTGCTCGACTTGGTAAGATCCAAGTCTAAGGAGAACCTGGCCAAGCGCATGAACGATCCCAACAGAAAGCCGCCCATTCATCCACTCGAAATACTCCTCGACCCGAGTCCAGATGACAGTGCGATACCCTCAACTGGGGAGCTGGAGCACAGGATACGGGTGCTCGACGGAAAACTCAAGTCTCCGGCTAAGGCTCGCTCCAAGCCCCGTTCCCGTTCGCCTACCATCGAAGACATGAAACGCCAGAAGATGAGGGATGAGCAGAAGCCCAGGACACCGGTGCACAATCTGGAACGATTGGTCAGCTCACCTGGCCGACCAGAGCCACCCACTGCCGCGGAACTGGAGGAGCGCATGCGCATCCTGGAGCAGGAGCACACGTTCGACTTCAAGACCCAGAAGGATTACCGGGCATTCAATCAAAAGCTGAAGGACGTGATATCGCCCTCGCTCTCTTTCGAGGAGTTCCGAGCAGCCAAGTCCCGGGAGCAGAGTCCCCGCCGTCATGGCGCCACCACGCCCAAGTCAGCCCTGCGTCGTGACGATTACGATGAGGCCACCTCCAATACGACCACCACCTATTACCGCCCCACCAGCCCCAAGGTGATACGCTTCCAGGACGaagacgaggacgaggaccaCTTTGAGGAGGCGCCCAGGTCCAAGTCGCGCCAGACCAGCGATCGAATG ACTCTTGCAGATCAGCCATCGGCCACTCGCAGCTACGCCAGCAGCTCGGAGGGTCTGGATGCCCTGGGTAGTCGCCTCATGAGG GAGACTTCTCCGATCACCCGAACTGGGACCCACACCGGCGTACCACTGCGAACTGGAGAGAACATCAACGACCGCCTGAGCTCGATCAAGAACTCGATCAAGTCCATCGACAACCTGTGCGAGGAGAAGCCTCCTCCCTACCAGAAGGAGAAGTGCCAGCGCTACATCGACTCGCTCTTCTCGGACTCCCTGCACTTTGCCAGCAAGAAGAGCTCCCTGGAGGACCtaagtctcagccggagtctgAGCCGCAGCGAGAGCCGTGGCAGGAGCATCCACCGAGCATCCGGTGACTATGCCCCCTCCATAAGGATCACCTCGGAGCACAGGTCTCTGGGCTCCGCGGAATCCCGAAGGAGTCCGCTTGGCAGCTCGGCTCGGGACACGAGTCCCCTGCACTACCGATCGCATCGGGACATGAGCAGGGATCTCTCGCCGAGAAGGAGGCGCCtcgaggaggaagaggaggagcgCGAGCGAAGGGAACGCGAGCGGGAACGGGAGCGGGAGAGCAGTAGG